From Neochlamydia sp. AcF84:
TTATTTTTTCTTTGCATCTTTTAAAGGGAGGAGGCTGAATTAAAGCTTAGTAGTTTTGTATTCAATCAGCTGTCTAACCTCATCTCATTTACTTCTTTTCCTGCACTAGCTTAAGGAAAAAGTTAAAGAAGTTTAATCTCTTATCCTCTATCTTCAATCGTTAAGGGCATGAAAAAAATACAAGGAAAAGGCTATTGCATCTTAATTAAACGAGCGATTCTTTTTGAAGCGTAGGTAAGAATAAAATCAGCACCTGCTCGTTTGATGGATAAAAGGCTTTCCATAAAAGCTTTATCTGCATCTAGCCATCCTTTTTCCGCAGCAGCCATGACCATGGCATATTCCCCACTCACATGATAAGCAGCAAGAGGAAGAAGAGTTTTTTTACGGATAATAGAGATAATGTCTAAGTAAGCTAAAGCAGGTTTGATCAAAAGCATATCCGCCCCTTCCGCTTCATCTAAAATAGCTTCAAGAATGGCCTCTCGGCTATTGGCAGGATCCATTTGATAGGTTTTTTTATCACCAAATTTAGGAGCAGAATGGAGGGCTTCACGAAAGGGGCCATAGAAAGAGGAGGCATATTTGGCGGCATAGGATAAAATATTTACCTCTTTAAAGCCTGCTTTATCTAAACTTTCGCGGATGTATTTTACACGCCCATCCATCATATCACTCGGTGCAACAATGTCGGCACCAGCTTGTGCCGCAAGGATAGACATCTCTCCAAGCATGTAAAGGGTAGGGTCATTGAGGATATGGCCTGACTCGTTTACAATTCCATCATGACCATGATTAGTGTATGGATCTAAAGCAATATCGACTATTACACACATCTCAGGAATCGCTTGCTTTAAGGCTTGTATAGCTCGAGAAAGTAAATTATGAGGATTTATGGCTTCTTTACCTAGGCTATCTTTTTTTTCTTCAGGAATAACAGGAAAAAGATCAATGGCGCGAATACCTAGTTGATAGAGTTCAATGGCCTCTTTGACAAGCAGATCCACGGAAATACGGGAGATGCCAGGCATACTGGTAATCATCTCTTGGCGCTGATGGCCTTCTAGGATAAACAAGGGAGCCACCAGCTGATGAGGAAGAAGATGGTTTTCTTGGATAAGAGAGCGTATAGCGGGGCTTTTACGATTGCGACGAGGGCGAATGGCTAAATCGACATGATGGCTGCTAATAAGGGAGTCTGGGAGTAATGGACGCATGATAGCTTTCCTCAATATTTGGCATATTCTCTAGGCATTTGTAATCTTTATACTACGAAAAAATATAGAAGCTGCTAATCCCTGTCAATATGGATGAGATTTATTTTGACCCATGAGCCTAAGGAATCTTATGATGGAGCAAACAAATGAGAAACTATTGAAGGCTTACAAGCTCCAAGGAAAGAGAATATAAATCTTCCTAGTAAGATAAAAGCTTTGTATTCCTGTTGGCTATCCATCGATAATTTTTTTAAAAAGCTTAGCGGTTCTTACTTTACTTTTGAAATGAAACGCTTAGCACCTGCGTAGAAAGCTTACTTCTTTGGCAGAAGGGTTAGATCCTACCTTTAGGTGTTGTTTAATCTACTAAAAAGCATGATTAGAAAATCAATTATTGAAAACTGTTTTCAAGAAATAGATTTTTGTCTTGGCTTGTGGTTAAATCCTTTTAAGAGAGGAGGAGAGATTGACCCTTGAAGCATGAAAAGTTATAAAGGCTTAGCTTTAGCTGTTTTAAAAGGATAATTTTTGCCATCTTAAGATGAAAATAGGAATAGGGAAGATAGGCGAGCTAGAAAAAATAAAAAAAGCATTAAAAAATTAAAATATGAGGATCTCATGATACCTATTTCAGTCACTATCTTGACCAAGAATAGCTGCCAATACCTGGCTCAAGTGTTAGATAGCGTAAGCCTTTTTGATGAAGTCCTACTTTATGATACAGGATCTATAGATGATACTATAAAAATAGCAAAAAATTACTCTAATGTGCGCGTTATCTTAGCTACTTTTGAAGGATTTGGTCCTACTCATAACAAGGCCTCTGCTTATGCAAAACATGATTGGATCTTGTCTGTAGATAGTGACGAACTTGTGACACCAGCGATGATAAAAGAGATCTTAGCAACTTCCTTGCAAGAAAAAGTAGTTTATTCTTTCCCACGCCATAATTATTTTAATAATAAGTTTATTCGCTGGTGCGGTTGGTATCCCGATCGCCAATATAGGTTATATAATAAAAAAGAAACAAGCTTTACTAATGTGCAAGTTCATGAAGCTATTATTGTCAAGCATATGCAACATATAGCTTTAAACAGCCCACTTATTCATTATTCTTATCATTCTATCGCTGACTTTTTAAGTAAGATGCAGACCTATTCGACATTATTTGCTGAGCAGAATAAAGGTAAAAAAACTGCTTCCTTATCTAAAGCTTTGACGCATGGTATCTTTTCTTTTTTTAAGAGTTATATCCTTAAAAGAGGCTTTATGGGTGGATATGAGGGGTTTGTAATCTCTGCCTATAACGGGCATACCGCTTTTTATAAATATCTTAAACTTTATGAAGCTAATCGTAAAGATGGCTAAATCCATTCCCAAGATAGAAAAAATAAAAATGCGGATTTAGACTTTTTAATCTTTAATTGAGGACAATAAACTTTTGCGCTACTTCTTATGCAGCCCCGCAATTTATAAAAGGACTCTCGCTAAGGAGAAAAACAGCTTGCCAAGGATTTAAATAGATAGGCTAAATTTTTTTTAAGCGGATAAGAGTAAGAAAAATACGACGCTAAAAATTTTATCTTCATTGGCCTACTCCATGGCTAGCAAAAACCTTTCATCTCTTTTTAGCTCATCTTAATATTAAAACAAGGTCTATTATTCTAATGTTAGAAAGCGCTGCCTTATTTCCTCTGAAATATTTTCGAGTGGATTTCCTTGTGTCTTAAGGGTGAGAAGTTGAGGTAATTGGTCTATTTGCGCAGGAAGGGTGGCGAGGTGGTTATAGCTTAAATCAAGGTTTTGCATGGGAAAAATCTGATCTATTGCTATCACAAAGGAGGTAAGCTGGTTATGACTTAAGCTAAGAGAATACAACTGAGAGAATAGGCCGCTTTCCATAACAAAAGAGGTCAATTGGTTGTAGTTTAGATAAAGCCACCCCAGACGAGGCATCAAGCCTATTTCTCTTGGAAGAAAGGATAGTTGATTTTGATTTAAGTTAAGTGAATATAGCTGCGACAGCTGCTGGAGTTCTTTTGGAAGAGAGACGAGATGATTGTTACTTAAGTTAAGATGTCGCAGCCAATGTAAGTCACCTATTTCTTTTGGAAGAGAGATGAGCTGGTTTTCGTTTAAATTAAGGGCAAGTAACCGAAGAAACTGGCCTATTTCTTTAGGAAGAAAGGTAAGGGAGTTTTGACTTAAATTAAGGTTTTGCAGCTGGGTCAATTGTCCTATTTCTTTAGGAAGAAAGGTCAGCTGATTGTAGCTTAAATTAAGAGAGGCAAGGGCAGAAAACATGCCTATCTCAGGAGGCAAATAAGTCAAACCTAACCTGGATAAATCTAATACTTTGATCCCTTTGCCATAACTTTTCAATCCATTGGCTGAAAAGATTACCTTTTTCTTCTAAAGATAATGAATTAATTTCTTCTTGTGCTAAGTATTCCTTTCCCCCAGGAATTTTTTTCCAGATGAGCA
This genomic window contains:
- a CDS encoding glycosyltransferase family 2 protein, coding for MIPISVTILTKNSCQYLAQVLDSVSLFDEVLLYDTGSIDDTIKIAKNYSNVRVILATFEGFGPTHNKASAYAKHDWILSVDSDELVTPAMIKEILATSLQEKVVYSFPRHNYFNNKFIRWCGWYPDRQYRLYNKKETSFTNVQVHEAIIVKHMQHIALNSPLIHYSYHSIADFLSKMQTYSTLFAEQNKGKKTASLSKALTHGIFSFFKSYILKRGFMGGYEGFVISAYNGHTAFYKYLKLYEANRKDG
- the hemB gene encoding porphobilinogen synthase, coding for MRPLLPDSLISSHHVDLAIRPRRNRKSPAIRSLIQENHLLPHQLVAPLFILEGHQRQEMITSMPGISRISVDLLVKEAIELYQLGIRAIDLFPVIPEEKKDSLGKEAINPHNLLSRAIQALKQAIPEMCVIVDIALDPYTNHGHDGIVNESGHILNDPTLYMLGEMSILAAQAGADIVAPSDMMDGRVKYIRESLDKAGFKEVNILSYAAKYASSFYGPFREALHSAPKFGDKKTYQMDPANSREAILEAILDEAEGADMLLIKPALAYLDIISIIRKKTLLPLAAYHVSGEYAMVMAAAEKGWLDADKAFMESLLSIKRAGADFILTYASKRIARLIKMQ